In the genome of Bacillota bacterium, one region contains:
- a CDS encoding PQQ-binding-like beta-propeller repeat protein, producing the protein MTRFFRLGVMTMALLVVLAAAGSRPAAVAGAAPPAEWPAYGQGPEHAGNTPDRLGSVLLQRWSAAFGVSVQGAPVVAGGTVFFGADDRVLRALAVDDGQVRWTFTATGLLRSAPVVADGQVWVTDFDGRTYALRAADGLLLWDVALGGRTGASPVIADGNLYVATALGTVYAIEPETGAVRWKVEVGLPIWSSPAAGGGRVYVEDYAGGVHALESSDGHQAWAYQTDGELRMSPALCGGKLIVASSSYDRGGLVALDARAGTVLWTRSISGNNLWSAPTIAPLPDGRVFVLAGNLGWLYAFNLETGGLVWNTHMIPQKFGGRAKYPTMMTPVAGGDHVYVGAYYAVDLPSAIYSFNLEDGRLLWTSPAAGKIATPPAYADGTVYFGSYDGRAYAYSPVRVFIGEQEVDFGDLSPVIQANRSLVPFRALFEAVGATVAWDQAAQRVMAKRGEHIIEMTVGQTSATVDGRSVILEVPPAVVNQRTLVPLRFVAEALGELKWDQTHLRVDITLR; encoded by the coding sequence ATGACACGCTTCTTCCGGCTAGGCGTCATGACCATGGCTCTCCTGGTAGTCCTGGCGGCGGCCGGGAGCCGGCCGGCGGCGGTGGCCGGCGCCGCCCCGCCCGCCGAATGGCCGGCCTACGGTCAGGGGCCGGAACACGCCGGGAACACCCCCGACCGGCTCGGGTCGGTGCTCCTTCAACGGTGGTCGGCCGCCTTCGGGGTCTCGGTGCAGGGGGCTCCGGTGGTCGCCGGGGGGACGGTCTTCTTCGGGGCCGATGACCGCGTCTTGAGGGCTCTGGCCGTCGACGACGGGCAGGTCAGATGGACCTTCACGGCGACGGGCCTGCTTCGATCGGCCCCGGTGGTCGCCGATGGCCAGGTCTGGGTGACCGATTTCGATGGACGGACCTACGCCCTGCGAGCCGCTGACGGTCTGCTTCTATGGGATGTCGCCCTCGGCGGCCGAACCGGCGCCTCGCCGGTGATCGCCGACGGGAACCTTTACGTGGCCACCGCCCTGGGGACGGTCTACGCCATCGAGCCAGAGACCGGGGCCGTGCGCTGGAAGGTCGAGGTGGGCCTGCCGATCTGGTCGAGCCCGGCGGCCGGCGGCGGCCGAGTCTATGTCGAGGACTACGCCGGCGGCGTGCATGCCCTCGAGTCGTCCGACGGCCATCAGGCCTGGGCCTACCAGACCGACGGGGAACTCCGGATGTCGCCGGCCCTCTGTGGCGGGAAGCTGATCGTCGCCTCGAGCAGCTATGACCGGGGCGGCCTGGTGGCCCTCGATGCCCGGGCCGGCACGGTCCTGTGGACCCGTTCGATCAGTGGCAACAACCTGTGGAGCGCCCCGACCATCGCCCCACTGCCCGATGGGCGGGTCTTCGTCCTGGCCGGCAATCTGGGCTGGCTGTACGCCTTCAACCTGGAGACCGGAGGGCTCGTCTGGAATACTCATATGATCCCGCAGAAGTTCGGCGGGAGGGCCAAGTATCCAACGATGATGACCCCCGTCGCCGGGGGTGACCACGTCTATGTCGGGGCCTACTACGCCGTGGACCTCCCGAGCGCGATATACAGCTTCAATCTTGAGGACGGGCGGCTCCTCTGGACGTCCCCGGCGGCCGGGAAGATCGCCACGCCGCCGGCCTACGCCGATGGTACGGTTTACTTCGGAAGCTATGATGGGCGGGCTTACGCCTATTCACCGGTCCGGGTGTTCATCGGCGAGCAGGAGGTCGACTTCGGCGACCTCTCCCCGGTCATTCAGGCGAACCGGTCGCTGGTGCCCTTCCGGGCCCTCTTCGAGGCCGTCGGAGCGACGGTCGCCTGGGACCAGGCGGCTCAGCGGGTCATGGCCAAGCGCGGGGAGCACATCATCGAGATGACCGTCGGCCAGACTTCGGCCACCGTCGACGGGCGGAGCGTGATCCTCGAGGTCCCGCCGGCAGTGGTCAACCAGAGGACCCTCGTCCCGCTGCGTTTCGTGGCCGAGGCCCTG